GAAAGTGGCCTTATGAGCGTCGAGGCGAACTTTCAGCTCACCGCAAAGCTCGCTTAGATCCGGACGTTCAACTTTAACCTCCTTGATCAAGCTCAGCATGCCCGTCGAATGCGGCTGCTTGTCCAGGACGGAAGCGGTATTGATGATGGCCATCTCCCGCATAGCTTTTCGAGCGACGCTGAATAGCTCGCCGTAGTTGTGAAAGGCGGACGCAAGGGCGTTGTCGGCGACCACAAGCTCTCGATATCCGGCGAGGAAGTCGCGAGCGTGTGTTGCCGTCCGTGCCTGGTTCAGCGCTTGGAAGCCTATCCCATGATGCTTTTTGACCATGCGAAATCACAGAACCTTTGTGGTTGACGAGATCGCCCCTTCCTCCAGGAAGGTGCGTATTCGCTGCCTCGGCATGTACTGCGCGTCGAGTATGGCCAAGTGCTCGGCCAAGTCTGCCATCTCGTTCCAATCGTCGAGTGGCAGGCAGTAGCCGTCGTCGCAGGGCTCTTCAGGCGGCTCATCGAGGATGGGGATCGACTTCACTTGTGTTCCTCAGCCTACCCGCCGGACGGCAGGTTGACTCTACGTCAGTTTGGCTAGAGCCTCCATCGTTCAAGGCCGGGGGGCTTTATGAGTCGTTATCTACTTGTTGTTGCAGCGGTTATTGCTGCTTCGCTTCCATCGTTTTCGTCGGGGGCGAGCGCGCATGGCGGCGGCCTCAATTCCGAGGGCTGCCACAACAACCGAAAGACTGGCGACTACCACTGCCACCGCGGCGGTGGCTCGGCACGATCTGCCTCGAAGGCGCGCAGCTTTGGCGCCGTCAGCAGCTTGTCAGGAGCGTTCCGGAATTGCTCGGCAGCGCGTGTCGCCGGCGCCGCGCCCGTGCGGGAGGGTGATCCCGGTTACGGGCGGCATCTGGATCGGGACGGGGACGGAGTGGGCTGCGAGTGAGCCGGGCTGGGGCATTCGTCCTCGCTGCTGCTCTGGCAACATGCGCCTCCTGTAGTTCCGAGCCTTCGGATGACGACATCGACCAAGCCTATGAGACCGCTCAAGACCAACTCTCCGGCGCCACCTTTCAAGATGTTGGCGACACGAGCGATTGCACGGACGACTGCGGTGGCCATGACGCTGGTTTTGATTGGGCAAAGGAGGAAGGTGTGACTGACCCGTCGGAATGTTCCGGCGATAGTCAGTCATTCGTGGAAGGCTGCGAAACCTATGCCGCAACTCTCGAGACACTAGCGGAAGACGAATTGGACTCGGAAGAATGATCTTGCCGTGCGCTTCCTAGCCACACTCACGCTCGCGGTAATCGCCTCCAATTTCCTGCCGCCTGGTGAAGTCGATGCTCAGGTCATTCCAGCCGGGCAGTCGTTCTCATGCACGCCAACTGTTGTGTGGGACGGTGACGACCCAATCTGGTGCGCCGAGGGGCCCAAGATCCGGATTGCAGGCGTCGCGGCGCGCGAAATGGATGGCACATGCAAGCGTAACCAGCGTGTCCGACGGTCGACGCAAGAGAGGCTCGCGATCGTCTAGTCCGGCTTCTTGGGGGAAGCGGGGCGTTCGACCAGAAGGTCACGTTATTGTGAAATCAGCAAGGCTCACCTGCCGCTCTGATGGCTCGGCAGGGCGATCGAGAACAGCTGCTTGGTGCACCTCGCCTGAGTTCGGCAATCTATCGTGCGCGGTCGTGCGATCGGGCGGCGCAGTGCGCTGGCCGCAATACTGGAGGACGCACCCTTGCCCATGATCCATCGGCGCCTGGTCGCGGCTCTTCTGCGGTTTGCAGTAGCGCTTCCCGGGCGAGCTGTGGGCCGTCAGTGGGCCGATGCTGGCGGCTGGTAAGTCATACAGGTGCCGCAAAAGTACTGCGGGGCAGGACCCGCAGTTGCCGGTCAGTTCCCATTTAACGGACAAACTCGCGCAGGCGCGCGCGCGCGCGAGTGTCTCGCGCCCACTGCCTTTCTGACGATGTCAACGCAGGTGTGGACGCTATTGTGAGTAAGTCTGGGAAAGACTATGTAGAGCTAGAGGCGGCTATGCGCCGGAACCACCCAGAGCACCCGAAAGGCTGCAGGCGGGTAACACCGCAATCATGGGCCGGGGAGCCGCCTCACTTCACCTAAAAAGGTCAACGAAAGCCCGCTGTTGCTCGTTCAGCTCAAGCTGGTCGGGGTGCGGGAACATTTTGACCCCATAACTGAGATA
The sequence above is drawn from the Sphingomonas lutea genome and encodes:
- a CDS encoding excalibur calcium-binding domain-containing protein, with amino-acid sequence MSRYLLVVAAVIAASLPSFSSGASAHGGGLNSEGCHNNRKTGDYHCHRGGGSARSASKARSFGAVSSLSGAFRNCSAARVAGAAPVREGDPGYGRHLDRDGDGVGCE